From one Peredibacter starrii genomic stretch:
- a CDS encoding amidohydrolase family protein: protein MATQKMKFYIATILNPQNDRECDFYTNGLLAVEGTKIKDILPLEKGVKKYGAKMNKRNTTDFGQAVIMPGFFDMHFHWVQDDVREMPKDSLLEWLEKYTFPTEMKFADKAYAKKRAEQFFQKLVRHGTLGGACYSSIHEHAVDAAMKKSKGHFVIGNVIMNMNSPEALTQSEESSLKLTQKLIKKFGKKHCFTPRFAITTTPKVMKEGSKMADKAKCFKQTHLSETPAEIDFVLSIYRNLPGFEKVKTYTEIYEKTGMLGERSLMGHGIHLSTKELQTLSKTKTSVVHCPTSNAPIEEKGLGSGLFNFKQVEKSKVRWALGSDIGGGPFLSMFDVMRSFVDQHKKKEATYVKALYRSTLAGAEILGRGKTSGNLNKGKEASFIVVPLPKDSQPKAAEALLSDLITPHRKNRHDYEGLVKDVYFCGKALI from the coding sequence ATGGCAACGCAAAAAATGAAATTTTATATCGCAACCATTCTTAATCCTCAAAATGATAGAGAATGTGACTTCTACACCAATGGTCTTCTTGCTGTTGAAGGCACAAAGATCAAAGACATCCTTCCTTTAGAGAAAGGTGTTAAGAAGTACGGCGCAAAGATGAATAAGCGTAATACGACTGATTTTGGTCAGGCCGTGATTATGCCAGGATTCTTTGATATGCACTTTCACTGGGTGCAGGACGATGTAAGAGAAATGCCAAAAGACTCTCTTCTTGAGTGGCTTGAGAAATATACATTTCCAACTGAGATGAAATTTGCTGATAAGGCCTATGCTAAGAAACGTGCTGAACAGTTTTTCCAGAAACTTGTTCGTCACGGAACACTTGGTGGTGCATGTTACAGCTCTATTCACGAGCACGCTGTCGATGCGGCAATGAAAAAGTCGAAGGGACATTTCGTGATTGGTAACGTGATCATGAATATGAATTCACCTGAAGCACTTACTCAATCAGAGGAATCATCTCTTAAACTAACCCAAAAACTTATTAAGAAGTTTGGTAAAAAACATTGCTTCACTCCGCGTTTTGCCATCACGACGACTCCAAAAGTGATGAAAGAGGGAAGTAAGATGGCAGATAAGGCAAAGTGCTTTAAGCAAACTCACTTATCTGAAACTCCGGCCGAGATTGATTTCGTTCTTTCGATTTACCGCAATCTTCCGGGCTTTGAGAAAGTGAAGACCTATACTGAAATCTACGAGAAGACCGGGATGCTAGGTGAGAGATCACTTATGGGTCATGGTATTCACCTTTCTACCAAAGAACTTCAAACCCTAAGTAAAACGAAAACCAGTGTTGTTCACTGTCCGACTTCAAATGCTCCAATCGAAGAGAAAGGTCTTGGTTCAGGACTTTTCAACTTCAAGCAAGTTGAAAAGAGCAAAGTAAGATGGGCACTTGGTTCTGATATTGGTGGTGGACCATTTCTTTCAATGTTTGATGTGATGAGAAGCTTTGTTGATCAACATAAGAAGAAAGAGGCCACATATGTGAAGGCCCTTTATCGCTCAACTCTAGCAGGCGCTGAAATTCTGGGCCGTGGAAAAACTTCCGGTAACCTTAATAAAGGTAAAGAAGCTAGCTTCATCGTTGTACCTCTTCCAAAAGATAGTCAACCTAAAGCGGCCGAAGCACTTTTAAGTGACCTCATAACTCCACACCGTAAAAACCGTCATGATTATGAGGGCTTGGTGAAGGATGTTTACTTTTGTGGGAAGGCCCTTATCTAA
- a CDS encoding helix-turn-helix domain-containing protein: protein MRCFKNIAQLIRTKRMNHPKGYSQSELSHLLGYKNGQFISNVERALCNIPLKMLRKVSEVLDIPAEELKAAILKDQEETLNNYLYNIKPAKKEKAEVQTTAHVATYGATGTDGI, encoded by the coding sequence ATGCGTTGCTTTAAGAACATTGCTCAGCTTATTCGTACAAAAAGAATGAATCATCCAAAAGGTTACTCACAGTCTGAGCTTTCTCACTTACTTGGTTATAAGAACGGTCAATTTATTTCAAACGTAGAGCGTGCTCTTTGTAATATCCCTCTGAAAATGCTTCGCAAAGTATCTGAAGTTCTGGATATCCCTGCTGAAGAATTGAAAGCTGCTATTCTTAAAGATCAAGAAGAGACTCTGAACAATTACCTTTATAACATCAAGCCTGCTAAGAAAGAAAAAGCTGAAGTACAAACAACAGCTCATGTTGCAACTTACGGTGCAACAGGTACTGACGGAATTTAA
- a CDS encoding exodeoxyribonuclease III, translating to MKLISWNVNGIRSVYNKGFLEWFTKESPDILCLQETKANYEQFPLEIREMKEHEISHSSAEKKGYSGVATFSREKILDTKNIEKHCFDSEGRVLIHEFQDFYLLNCYFPNGQRDHKRVPFKMEFCDDILAKMNELRKKKPIIITGDFNTAHREIDLANPKTNQKTTGFLPNERAWMDKFIGEGYIDIFRHLNPEKTGAYTWWSNMPGVRARNVGWRIDYFFITPELLPRVKDAYIKPDVMGSDHCPIVLELN from the coding sequence ATGAAGCTGATTTCGTGGAATGTTAACGGTATACGCTCTGTGTATAATAAGGGATTTCTTGAATGGTTCACTAAGGAATCACCAGATATCCTATGCCTACAAGAGACAAAGGCAAATTATGAACAATTTCCTCTTGAAATTCGAGAAATGAAGGAACATGAGATTTCTCATAGTTCAGCCGAAAAGAAAGGTTACTCTGGTGTGGCCACATTTTCTCGAGAGAAAATCCTTGACACGAAAAATATCGAAAAACATTGCTTTGATTCCGAAGGCCGTGTTCTCATTCACGAATTTCAAGATTTTTATCTCCTGAATTGTTACTTTCCAAATGGACAACGTGATCACAAAAGAGTTCCGTTCAAGATGGAATTTTGTGATGACATCCTCGCAAAGATGAATGAACTTCGTAAGAAGAAACCCATCATCATCACGGGAGATTTCAATACCGCTCATAGAGAAATTGATCTCGCCAATCCTAAAACCAATCAGAAAACCACCGGCTTCCTTCCTAATGAAAGAGCGTGGATGGATAAATTTATTGGAGAAGGATACATCGATATTTTCCGTCACCTTAATCCAGAGAAGACTGGAGCATATACCTGGTGGAGCAATATGCCTGGCGTTCGTGCCAGAAACGTTGGATGGAGAATTGATTACTTCTTCATCACTCCAGAACTTCTTCCACGAGTAAAAGATGCATACATCAAACCAGATGTGATGGGTTCAGATCACTGTCCTATTGTGCTGGAATTAAATTGA
- a CDS encoding fatty acid desaturase family protein: protein MLKHSHKDILLVILAMLQFALLALPFVTPLSLGVLMILVLINVFLVGTNYQCVSHNFIHLPFFKSNFLNQMFSIFNSVGIGIPQSAYRLHHLQHHRYNNQPDKDDSSTRRHGKNGKDENIIAYSVLGVFRTDVPGLITEAAKKSKLVFAELLFMLSFLGVLLVLDWKLFLTYIVPSIFLGQVFALWENHCEHHHADPYDRKRDSVSCYNSFYNWIWFNNGYHQEHHFSPQVHWTKIQEIKNNLPDDRVIVKGCHLTNSF from the coding sequence ATGCTTAAACATTCTCACAAAGACATCTTGTTAGTGATCCTGGCCATGCTTCAGTTTGCCCTCTTAGCGTTGCCCTTTGTAACTCCGCTTAGTCTGGGTGTGCTCATGATCTTGGTTCTCATCAATGTCTTTCTGGTGGGAACGAATTATCAGTGTGTCTCGCATAACTTTATTCATCTTCCGTTTTTCAAAAGTAATTTTCTAAATCAGATGTTCTCGATATTCAATTCAGTTGGAATTGGTATCCCACAATCTGCTTACCGACTTCATCATTTGCAACATCACCGCTATAACAACCAACCAGATAAAGATGATTCTTCAACTCGTCGTCATGGAAAGAACGGTAAGGATGAAAATATCATCGCATACTCTGTACTCGGAGTTTTTAGAACTGACGTTCCTGGACTTATTACAGAAGCGGCCAAGAAATCAAAACTCGTTTTCGCTGAATTGCTTTTCATGCTGTCGTTCTTAGGAGTTCTTCTCGTGCTCGATTGGAAACTCTTTCTCACCTACATCGTTCCGAGTATTTTCCTGGGTCAGGTGTTTGCTCTCTGGGAAAACCACTGCGAGCATCATCACGCCGACCCCTATGACCGCAAACGCGACTCAGTCAGCTGCTACAATTCATTCTATAATTGGATTTGGTTCAACAACGGCTACCATCAGGAGCATCACTTCTCCCCTCAGGTTCACTGGACAAAGATTCAGGAAATAAAAAACAACCTTCCAGATGATCGAGTCATCGTGAAAGGCTGTCATTTAACAAATAGTTTTTGA
- a CDS encoding tryptophan 2,3-dioxygenase family protein, with protein sequence MKIQTPVYYGDYLQLPKILNAQAPESTKYGKTAHDETLFIIIHQAYELWFKQILHELNSVREIMQQPFVPSTDLSVIIARIERVTTIQQLLIDQIQVMETMTSLDFMEFRDFLVPASGFQSIQFKLIEAILGIKAQHRMEVEKQFFNSRLKAEDKKLLEAEEARISIFELLEAWLERMPFSQFEDFDFWGEYSHAVDKMLKQDREIISNNPVLDDRTRTMELKNLDMTQNTFNTLLDSRLYSAWQGEGKVRLSQKAMLSAVFIYLYRDYPALQMPFRILNALVEVDEKFTTWRYRHAIMVQRILGTKIGTGGSSGHEYLRSTTERNRAFIDFFNLATFLIPKSMIPALPQNIKDQLDIVYDSFRP encoded by the coding sequence ATGAAAATCCAGACTCCAGTTTATTACGGTGACTACCTGCAACTCCCTAAAATCCTGAACGCTCAGGCCCCAGAGAGTACTAAATACGGCAAAACCGCCCATGACGAGACCCTATTTATCATCATTCACCAGGCCTATGAGCTGTGGTTCAAACAGATTCTTCACGAACTAAATTCAGTTCGAGAAATCATGCAGCAGCCGTTTGTTCCATCTACGGATCTGTCGGTCATTATCGCTCGCATTGAACGAGTGACAACGATTCAGCAACTCCTGATTGATCAGATTCAGGTGATGGAAACGATGACATCTCTCGACTTCATGGAATTCAGAGATTTTCTGGTTCCTGCCTCTGGATTCCAGAGTATTCAATTCAAATTGATCGAGGCGATTCTTGGTATCAAGGCCCAGCATCGCATGGAAGTTGAAAAACAATTCTTCAACTCTCGCTTGAAAGCTGAGGATAAAAAACTTCTGGAAGCTGAAGAAGCACGAATCAGTATTTTTGAACTTCTTGAGGCGTGGCTTGAAAGAATGCCATTCAGCCAGTTCGAAGATTTTGATTTCTGGGGCGAATACTCTCACGCCGTTGATAAGATGCTGAAGCAAGATCGTGAGATCATCTCAAATAACCCAGTTCTGGATGATCGCACTCGCACGATGGAACTTAAGAATTTGGACATGACTCAAAATACTTTCAATACCCTTCTTGATTCAAGACTGTATTCAGCTTGGCAAGGTGAAGGCAAAGTTCGCCTTTCTCAGAAGGCGATGTTGTCGGCGGTATTCATTTATCTTTATCGTGATTACCCTGCTCTTCAAATGCCATTCAGAATTCTAAATGCACTGGTTGAAGTGGATGAAAAATTTACGACCTGGCGTTATCGTCACGCCATTATGGTTCAAAGAATTCTTGGAACAAAAATTGGAACTGGTGGATCTTCCGGTCACGAATACCTGAGATCAACGACTGAGAGAAATCGCGCCTTCATTGATTTTTTCAATCTCGCGACCTTCCTCATTCCGAAATCTATGATTCCGGCACTTCCACAAAACATTAAGGACCAATTGGACATCGTATATGACTCATTCAGACCATAA
- a CDS encoding methyltransferase, which translates to MNHRERFQEILDFLKPYQRIWQNEIMLMYPNPLEGYPMEWVEDLRRFQNKEDVIRLEKKDVFDYIENPSLIEFYQRIEELSKLPQVPDYEKMPEEPWTWLFMIPKKQHEIRRLAPHLNHLYHAHKIDQVVDIGGGIGYLAQTLNNQYKLKVTSLDMNPELQKTGTEIHTKNAKDPANKVQYKNVKVSDEGEFVEILKQNVMPIGLHTCGRLALDIIKVSSSKKVPALVNFGCCYHTLDKTDLQNISTFAQGFPDRLDMHKFALTLACRAHRKMDEKDFDLKQKVKYFRYAIHILLHDHYDIKELVTLGNSSPKLYDKSFGHYALEQFKRINLEPRHTEEELNAFFSHPDLKLLIDRMLATGMIRNAFGRVMELYLQLDRAIFLEEQGYQVQVQEFFEEELSPRNIGITATLS; encoded by the coding sequence ATGAATCACCGAGAACGCTTCCAAGAGATTTTGGATTTTTTAAAACCATATCAAAGAATATGGCAAAACGAAATCATGCTGATGTATCCAAATCCATTGGAAGGTTACCCTATGGAATGGGTCGAGGATTTACGCCGGTTCCAGAACAAAGAAGACGTGATCCGACTGGAAAAGAAGGACGTTTTTGACTATATCGAAAACCCTTCTCTGATTGAGTTTTATCAACGAATTGAGGAACTCTCTAAACTTCCTCAAGTCCCTGACTACGAAAAGATGCCAGAAGAGCCTTGGACCTGGTTATTCATGATCCCTAAAAAGCAGCATGAAATCCGCCGTCTCGCCCCGCACTTAAATCATTTGTATCACGCCCATAAGATCGATCAGGTGGTGGATATCGGTGGAGGCATTGGTTATCTCGCTCAGACGCTTAATAACCAATACAAACTGAAAGTCACTTCTCTGGATATGAATCCTGAACTCCAAAAAACCGGAACAGAGATTCACACGAAAAACGCCAAAGATCCTGCCAATAAAGTGCAGTACAAGAATGTGAAAGTCAGTGATGAGGGTGAGTTTGTTGAAATTCTAAAACAAAACGTCATGCCTATTGGACTTCATACATGTGGTCGCCTGGCCCTCGATATCATCAAGGTCAGTAGTTCTAAAAAAGTTCCCGCCTTGGTGAACTTTGGTTGCTGCTATCACACGTTGGACAAGACTGATTTGCAGAATATTTCGACCTTCGCGCAAGGGTTTCCTGATCGACTGGATATGCATAAGTTTGCTTTGACTCTTGCTTGTCGCGCTCATCGTAAAATGGATGAGAAAGATTTCGATCTGAAACAGAAGGTGAAGTATTTCCGCTACGCCATTCATATCCTTCTTCATGATCATTACGACATCAAAGAACTGGTGACTCTTGGGAACTCGTCACCCAAGCTCTACGACAAGAGTTTTGGTCATTATGCACTTGAGCAGTTTAAGCGAATTAACCTTGAACCTCGACATACGGAAGAGGAATTAAATGCCTTCTTCTCCCACCCGGATTTAAAACTTTTAATCGACCGTATGCTGGCAACAGGGATGATCCGTAATGCCTTCGGACGAGTTATGGAATTGTATCTCCAGCTAGATAGGGCGATTTTCTTGGAGGAACAGGGCTATCAGGTCCAGGTTCAGGAGTTTTTTGAAGAAGAGCTTTCTCCTCGGAATATTGGTATTACTGCCACTCTTTCTTAA
- a CDS encoding aminotransferase class V-fold PLP-dependent enzyme produces the protein MTHSDHKRYYTRFLNGHEGKLHFAAHSHHFWPDVTREAQLRYWDDTALASDEKWNKIFGEVIPKAQKHIADILKLKDPNQIVFAPNTHELSTRLLSLFIGRPGLSILTTSNEFHSWRRQILRLSEIPEINVSIVSSENFMRDRRGVINDLKKELAKKPDVFFLSQVFFDSGVAFTDDELQEISEAVEAQTIMVVDGYHGFAAIPTNLSKLEGKIFYLGGGYKYGQGGEGVGFMVVPKGHWRPAYTGWFAEYAHLTKPAGAQVGYSDDGMAFMGATQDPSGLYRFNAAWDLFESEGLSVEAIHTYVRELQQEFLKGIPKSFIAGHNLTPLFDLNLGWHGHFLTFEAATLEEAEGIQEALKKVSVLIDRRGKRLRFGFGLYQNKADVHQVLERLGNLAVKSQ, from the coding sequence ATGACTCATTCAGACCATAAGCGATACTACACAAGGTTTTTAAATGGTCACGAAGGGAAACTTCACTTCGCGGCCCACTCACATCACTTCTGGCCAGACGTCACCAGAGAAGCGCAACTTCGCTATTGGGACGACACTGCTCTGGCAAGTGATGAAAAATGGAACAAGATCTTCGGCGAAGTGATACCTAAGGCACAAAAACACATCGCCGATATTTTGAAACTTAAAGATCCCAATCAAATTGTTTTTGCCCCTAATACTCATGAACTCTCGACTCGTCTTCTTTCTCTTTTCATAGGAAGACCGGGACTTTCAATTCTAACTACGAGTAATGAATTTCACTCATGGAGAAGACAAATTCTTCGTCTGTCTGAAATTCCTGAAATCAATGTCAGCATAGTTTCATCAGAAAATTTCATGAGAGACCGCCGTGGGGTCATTAACGATCTCAAAAAAGAGCTCGCTAAAAAACCCGACGTGTTCTTTTTAAGCCAGGTCTTCTTTGATTCTGGTGTGGCCTTCACTGATGATGAGCTTCAGGAAATTTCTGAGGCGGTAGAAGCACAAACAATTATGGTGGTCGATGGCTACCATGGGTTTGCAGCGATCCCGACTAATCTCTCAAAACTTGAAGGCAAAATCTTCTACCTCGGTGGCGGTTATAAATACGGCCAGGGGGGCGAAGGTGTGGGCTTCATGGTGGTTCCAAAAGGTCATTGGCGTCCGGCCTACACCGGATGGTTCGCAGAGTATGCCCATCTGACTAAACCTGCCGGTGCCCAAGTAGGTTACTCGGATGATGGAATGGCGTTCATGGGTGCTACTCAAGACCCTTCTGGTCTTTACCGTTTCAACGCTGCCTGGGACCTCTTTGAGAGTGAAGGATTAAGCGTAGAAGCGATTCACACTTACGTTCGGGAACTTCAGCAGGAATTCTTAAAAGGCATCCCAAAGAGCTTTATAGCGGGCCATAATCTGACCCCGCTTTTTGACTTAAATCTTGGCTGGCACGGGCACTTTTTGACCTTTGAAGCAGCAACCCTGGAAGAAGCTGAGGGCATTCAAGAGGCCTTAAAGAAAGTCAGTGTGCTTATAGATCGTCGGGGGAAACGCTTGAGATTTGGCTTCGGTCTCTATCAAAATAAGGCCGATGTTCATCAGGTTTTAGAGCGCCTCGGAAACTTGGCAGTAAAATCTCAATAA
- a CDS encoding response regulator produces MNSPRILYIDDEIDLLDLASTFFEDENLPIETCSDFQDALALIRANKYDLIISDAKMPSGSGPELFRIVRAEGLYSGRIVLVTGNIEDFGSEKSRTDFDLVIYKPIRFQELVTKVKEMLSI; encoded by the coding sequence ATGAATTCCCCTCGCATTCTGTACATTGATGATGAAATTGATCTTCTGGATCTTGCCTCCACTTTCTTTGAAGATGAAAACCTTCCCATCGAAACTTGCTCAGATTTTCAAGATGCTTTGGCGCTCATTCGTGCCAACAAGTATGACTTGATTATTTCAGATGCGAAGATGCCTTCAGGCAGTGGGCCCGAGTTATTTCGAATTGTAAGGGCCGAAGGTCTTTATTCTGGTCGCATAGTTTTAGTGACCGGGAACATCGAAGACTTCGGCTCGGAAAAGAGTCGAACAGATTTTGATTTAGTCATTTATAAACCAATTCGTTTTCAAGAACTGGTGACAAAAGTTAAAGAGATGTTATCAATTTAA
- a CDS encoding S-adenosylmethionine decarboxylase encodes MNNMQETIKLSGFNNLTKILSFNFYDFCIAMNEQQKQDYINYIHTKYSAKNIGLIARKVCEIIEANILSETVQDYEPVGASTMTLMSDIKGGGNWEVGPQGQAAVKMHLDKSHITTHTYPDASDPEGICTFRLDLDVATCGEIIPLRALNYMFEVFECDVVYIDYVVRGYTRLENGKKIYNDHYFNSIQDFIKPETLELYKYRQDLNLANDNIWQTKLMIKPMGPENYLLDPNDRNHPDIDHKMALLKDEMKEVFHLN; translated from the coding sequence ATGAATAACATGCAGGAAACAATCAAGCTTTCCGGGTTTAATAATTTAACGAAGATCTTGTCGTTTAATTTTTACGACTTCTGCATCGCTATGAATGAACAGCAGAAGCAAGACTACATCAATTACATTCATACTAAATACAGTGCTAAGAACATTGGTCTTATTGCTCGTAAAGTGTGTGAAATTATCGAAGCTAACATTCTTTCTGAAACTGTTCAGGATTATGAACCAGTTGGTGCTTCGACAATGACGTTGATGTCAGATATCAAGGGTGGTGGTAACTGGGAAGTTGGTCCGCAAGGACAGGCCGCAGTTAAAATGCACTTGGATAAATCTCACATCACAACTCACACTTATCCTGATGCTTCAGATCCTGAAGGTATTTGTACTTTCCGTCTGGATCTTGATGTTGCGACTTGTGGAGAGATCATTCCACTTAGAGCTTTGAACTATATGTTTGAAGTTTTTGAGTGTGACGTGGTTTACATCGACTACGTTGTTCGTGGATACACTCGTCTTGAAAACGGTAAGAAAATCTACAACGATCACTACTTCAACTCGATTCAGGACTTCATTAAGCCTGAGACGCTTGAGCTTTATAAATATCGCCAGGACCTTAACCTAGCGAACGATAATATCTGGCAGACTAAGCTTATGATTAAGCCAATGGGCCCGGAGAACTATCTTCTAGATCCAAACGATCGTAATCACCCTGATATCGATCACAAGATGGCACTTCTCAAAGACGAAATGAAAGAAGTGTTCCACCTGAACTAA
- the murD gene encoding UDP-N-acetylmuramoyl-L-alanine--D-glutamate ligase: protein MNKINKVAIYGMGKSGKAALKLAKKYKQDFYAVNKGPVQTWWEAEQLADICGTCACASEEDFAQHFHKMDEIVISPGIPTTHPALKKAVEKGVPIISEIEYAYRRTKDIPVIAITGTNGKTTTTTMIAEALKMAGKSVFCGGNIGIPYCDLAISGEKVDYAVIEVSSFQLETIKEFHPKIGLILNVFPNHSERYDAVHDYATAKFNMLKNMTGEDHLILGTENPYLDDIKDHPAKRTYFTKGNLPTEFKSMFDFSKARARGEHNEANFFAAYEVLRLLKIPNLKELFQQFINEFPGVAHRLEFVLSRDGLTLYNDAKSTNSLATTTAINAFKDSTEPLYLILGGKLRNESDKLLPDLLPFKGKIAKIFTIGDVTERLYQELGNDFEVEKAGDLKTVFEKAKGLKGNLVFSPAFPSFDQFKNYVDRGEKFKAWAKEAF from the coding sequence ATGAACAAGATAAATAAAGTGGCCATCTACGGGATGGGAAAATCCGGTAAGGCCGCCCTTAAACTCGCTAAAAAATACAAGCAAGACTTCTATGCCGTGAATAAGGGTCCAGTACAGACCTGGTGGGAGGCCGAGCAATTAGCTGATATCTGTGGAACCTGTGCCTGTGCCTCGGAAGAGGACTTCGCTCAGCATTTTCATAAAATGGACGAAATCGTTATTTCTCCTGGAATACCAACCACTCATCCGGCCTTGAAAAAGGCGGTAGAGAAGGGTGTGCCTATCATTTCTGAGATTGAATACGCTTACCGCAGGACCAAGGACATTCCGGTGATTGCGATCACGGGAACAAACGGCAAGACCACGACAACCACCATGATTGCTGAGGCCCTTAAAATGGCAGGCAAGAGTGTTTTCTGCGGCGGTAATATTGGAATCCCTTATTGTGATCTCGCTATCTCGGGTGAGAAAGTTGATTATGCTGTGATTGAAGTATCTAGCTTTCAGCTCGAGACGATTAAAGAATTTCATCCAAAGATTGGTTTGATCTTAAACGTCTTCCCGAATCATTCTGAGCGCTATGATGCTGTTCATGACTATGCGACAGCGAAGTTTAATATGCTGAAGAACATGACTGGCGAAGATCATCTGATTCTGGGAACTGAGAACCCATACTTGGATGATATTAAAGATCATCCAGCGAAGCGCACATATTTTACAAAGGGAAATCTTCCTACTGAATTTAAGTCAATGTTTGATTTCTCAAAGGCACGCGCTCGAGGGGAGCATAATGAAGCGAACTTCTTCGCGGCCTATGAAGTTCTTCGCCTTCTAAAGATTCCAAATCTTAAAGAGCTGTTCCAACAATTCATCAATGAATTTCCTGGTGTTGCTCACCGTCTGGAATTCGTTCTTTCAAGAGACGGGCTGACTCTTTATAACGATGCTAAGTCGACCAACTCTCTGGCCACGACAACTGCCATCAATGCCTTCAAAGATTCAACTGAGCCGTTGTATCTCATCCTGGGTGGCAAGCTTCGTAATGAAAGTGACAAGCTTCTGCCTGATCTTCTTCCATTTAAGGGCAAAATCGCCAAGATCTTCACAATTGGTGACGTCACTGAGCGCTTGTACCAGGAATTAGGAAATGATTTTGAAGTTGAGAAAGCAGGGGACTTGAAAACAGTGTTTGAGAAAGCAAAGGGCCTCAAAGGCAATCTGGTTTTTTCACCTGCATTTCCTTCGTTTGATCAATTTAAAAACTATGTGGATCGTGGAGAGAAGTTCAAGGCCTGGGCGAAAGAAGCTTTCTAG
- a CDS encoding malate dehydrogenase has protein sequence MAKRRVKVAVTGAAGQIGYAILFRIASGQMLGPETEVELQLLELEQALPALKGVAMELEDCAFPLLKNIVLTSDLNTAFKDANYVVCVGSVPRKEGMERSDLLKINGGIFTAQGKAVEKSAASDVKVFVVGNPCNTNALIAMNAAKGIPSDRFFAMTTLDENRAKAQLALKAGVDVSSVKNMTIWGNHSATQYPDFYNALINGKPVTDIITDTEWLKGDFIKTVQQRGAAIIKARGLSSAASAANAAIDGIYNLVHETPAGQTYSMCLASNGEYGVDKGLIFSFPCRTEGGKIKIIEGIKHNEFGQEKFKLTLDELRGERDAVKSLGLI, from the coding sequence GTGGCCAAGAGAAGAGTAAAAGTTGCTGTCACTGGTGCTGCCGGACAGATTGGATATGCGATCCTTTTCAGAATCGCTTCAGGACAAATGCTAGGACCTGAGACTGAAGTTGAGCTTCAGCTTCTTGAGCTTGAACAGGCACTTCCTGCCCTTAAAGGTGTGGCGATGGAGCTTGAAGACTGTGCTTTCCCACTTCTAAAAAATATCGTTCTAACTTCTGACCTGAATACTGCTTTCAAAGATGCTAACTATGTTGTTTGCGTAGGTTCAGTACCTCGTAAAGAAGGTATGGAGCGTTCAGATCTTCTTAAAATCAACGGTGGTATCTTCACAGCTCAAGGTAAAGCTGTTGAGAAGTCAGCTGCCTCAGACGTAAAAGTATTTGTTGTAGGTAACCCTTGTAATACAAATGCTCTTATCGCCATGAACGCTGCTAAAGGCATTCCATCAGATCGTTTCTTCGCCATGACAACTCTTGATGAGAACCGTGCGAAGGCGCAACTTGCTCTTAAAGCAGGTGTAGATGTTTCATCTGTTAAGAACATGACTATCTGGGGTAACCACTCTGCAACTCAATACCCTGATTTCTACAATGCTCTTATCAACGGTAAACCAGTTACTGATATCATCACAGACACTGAATGGTTAAAAGGTGATTTCATTAAGACGGTTCAACAGCGTGGAGCTGCGATCATTAAAGCTCGCGGTCTTTCTTCAGCTGCTTCAGCTGCAAACGCTGCGATCGATGGTATCTACAATCTTGTTCACGAAACTCCAGCTGGTCAGACATATTCAATGTGTCTTGCTTCTAACGGAGAATACGGTGTTGATAAGGGACTTATCTTCTCTTTCCCTTGCCGTACAGAAGGTGGAAAAATCAAAATCATCGAAGGTATTAAGCACAATGAATTCGGTCAAGAAAAGTTCAAACTTACTCTTGATGAACTTCGTGGCGAGCGTGATGCTGTAAAATCTTTAGGTCTTATCTAA